Genomic window (Pseudomonadota bacterium):
CGTCCTCGGCCTCGACCCGGAGCGGATCGAGTACGGCTTCCGGATGGACGGACCCTACCCGAAGGTCGAGCGGGGGCAGCCCGGGCACCACCGTTTCGATCCCGGCATCGTGCTGCTCGACCCCTACGCCCGCGCCATCGGCGGGCGCGACGTATGGGGCGCCACGCCCGACCGGGGCTTCCCCTACCCTCACCGATCGCGGGTCGTGGCCGACGACTTCGACTGGGAGGGGGATCGGCCGCTGGAGATCCCGCTCGAGGATCTGGTGATCTACGAGATGCACGTCCGGGGCTTCACGCGCCACCCCTCGTCGGGCGTCGCCCAGGCGCAGGCCGGCACCTTTTCGGCGATGCGCGAGAAGCTGCCGTACCTCCAGTCGCTGGGGATCAACTGCGTCGAGCTGATGCCGATCTTCGAGTTCGACGAGCTCGAGAACGGTCGCTGGGACGCGG
Coding sequences:
- a CDS encoding glycogen debranching enzyme — its product is MERIDSHATHVHAGYRIRAGQPYPFGATLAPGGINFSVFSRHASYCVLVLYERGDRKPLVEIPFRGLFQRIEGGEPVWGEFRIGNVFTMTVLGLDPERIEYGFRMDGPYPKVERGQPGHHRFDPGIVLLDPYARAIGGRDVWGATPDRGFPYPHRSRVVADDFDWEGDRPLEIPLEDLVIYEMHVRGFTRHPSSGVAQAQAGTFSAMREKLPYLQSLGINCVELMPIFEFDELENGRWDA